One window of the Thermasporomyces composti genome contains the following:
- a CDS encoding WXG100 family type VII secretion target produces MGDTPALSSLPHVDILWRLLGLRYENVTNAPSGWEREHFPWPESFQNVADLWGQVGEQIGGENGIADQIRRELDRVLEVWKGEAAEAFKTKVNEVIYYAYQVARRCDSDIVIPSSIDATDPLERAEFSRGYKQIFNDLKEELASALTWEKSPSLPWIGDDRKEGGEFSLSMRGQKPSGSFGLKYWVLKNGEPVEIPKKHKTEIPEDEMWGYYSEAGIGTRTEDGPLYLVYVWPRDHWDFTKFYIWCEFNKEHEETCKQTARELEEKLSEGGQDMPSPPQQVPQIGGQGADVPGGGGPTGAGGPGGPGGPGLPDGPKGPSSPPETNLPDPKGPGGPTGPEGPKGPDEIPGPDDTRDPNIPPTDPYDPRPQDPSGPHDKFPDEIPEEFPRPDSDGDGIPDDIDPFPNDPDHNDDGIPDGEQWPDGYPDGDYDTGTETARAGGLPGGPSGAGIGGGAGPGAGAVGGPGAPGVGPGAGVAGAGVGGSPGVAGGVPGAGSGAAGLRGGMMPMMGAGMGGHDAGQDQQRNTYLEEDEDVWGADDDAPPPVIGGGL; encoded by the coding sequence ATGGGTGACACGCCCGCGCTGAGCAGCCTGCCGCACGTCGACATCCTCTGGCGCCTGCTGGGATTGCGCTATGAAAACGTCACGAACGCCCCCAGTGGGTGGGAGAGAGAGCATTTTCCGTGGCCGGAATCGTTCCAGAACGTTGCCGATCTGTGGGGACAGGTGGGTGAACAGATCGGTGGCGAGAATGGCATTGCCGACCAGATAAGAAGGGAGCTCGACAGGGTCCTCGAAGTCTGGAAGGGTGAGGCCGCGGAGGCGTTCAAGACCAAGGTCAACGAGGTCATCTACTACGCCTATCAGGTCGCGCGGCGGTGTGACTCCGATATCGTCATCCCTTCCTCCATCGACGCTACAGACCCCTTGGAGCGAGCGGAGTTTTCCAGGGGATATAAACAGATCTTCAACGACCTCAAGGAGGAGCTCGCCAGCGCCCTCACGTGGGAGAAGAGTCCGAGCCTGCCGTGGATCGGTGACGATCGGAAAGAGGGCGGCGAGTTCTCGCTGAGCATGAGGGGCCAAAAGCCGAGTGGGTCCTTCGGCCTCAAGTATTGGGTCCTCAAGAATGGCGAGCCGGTCGAGATCCCGAAGAAGCACAAGACGGAAATCCCCGAAGATGAAATGTGGGGATATTACTCCGAGGCGGGGATCGGCACGAGGACGGAAGACGGCCCCCTCTACCTCGTCTATGTTTGGCCTAGAGACCATTGGGACTTCACCAAGTTTTACATCTGGTGCGAGTTCAACAAGGAACATGAGGAGACTTGCAAGCAGACGGCTAGGGAGCTCGAGGAGAAGTTGAGCGAGGGCGGGCAGGACATGCCCTCACCGCCCCAGCAGGTGCCGCAGATCGGGGGACAAGGCGCTGACGTTCCGGGGGGCGGCGGCCCCACGGGGGCTGGTGGCCCCGGCGGGCCTGGCGGCCCCGGCCTTCCGGATGGCCCGAAAGGTCCCAGCTCGCCGCCAGAGACCAACCTGCCGGATCCGAAGGGACCTGGCGGTCCCACTGGGCCGGAGGGACCGAAGGGACCGGACGAGATCCCCGGGCCGGACGATACGCGGGATCCCAATATTCCGCCGACTGATCCGTACGATCCCCGACCTCAGGATCCATCTGGGCCGCACGACAAGTTCCCTGACGAGATCCCGGAGGAGTTCCCACGTCCGGACAGTGACGGGGACGGCATCCCCGATGACATCGACCCGTTCCCGAACGACCCGGACCACAACGACGACGGGATCCCGGACGGCGAGCAGTGGCCAGACGGCTACCCGGACGGCGACTACGACACCGGGACCGAGACCGCACGAGCCGGTGGACTGCCCGGCGGGCCGAGCGGCGCGGGTATCGGCGGTGGAGCCGGTCCAGGTGCGGGCGCAGTCGGTGGCCCCGGTGCCCCCGGGGTTGGCCCAGGCGCGGGCGTCGCGGGCGCTGGTGTCGGTGGTTCGCCGGGCGTCGCGGGAGGTGTCCCCGGTGCTGGTTCCGGAGCGGCGGGCCTGCGCGGCGGCATGATGCCGATGATGGGCGCTGGCATGGGCGGTCACGACGCCGGCCAGGACCAGCAGCGCAACACCTACCTCGAGGAGGACGAGGACGTGTGGGGCGCTGACGACGACGCCCCGCCGCCGGTCATCGGTGGCGGCCTCTGA
- the ligD gene encoding non-homologous end-joining DNA ligase: MATPYEEIEVAGRTVRISNPDKLYFPERGFTKRDVVRYFLAVGDGILGALRERPTTLERWPGGVVPGAKLSTRGEARGDAFYQKRVPKGAPPWVETARITFPSGRTADEICPTELAVVAWAVNLGTLTFHPWPVRRPDVDHPDQIRIDLDPQPGTDFSDAVRIAPHVRALLHELGMEGWPKTSGGRGLHVYVPIEPRWTFVEVRRALIAFGRELERRLPDAVTISWWKEERGARVFVDYNQAARDRTIASAYSVRPTPRALVSAPVRWDELENVVPEDFDLVTMPKRFDEVGDLHEELTRHAFSIEPLLEMAERDERDHGLGDLPYPPDYPKMPGEPKRVQPSRARKA; the protein is encoded by the coding sequence ATGGCGACGCCCTACGAGGAGATCGAGGTGGCCGGTCGCACCGTCCGCATCTCGAACCCGGACAAACTGTACTTTCCCGAGCGTGGGTTCACCAAGCGGGACGTCGTCCGGTACTTCCTCGCCGTCGGTGACGGCATCCTCGGTGCCCTTCGTGAGCGGCCCACCACGCTCGAACGCTGGCCCGGGGGTGTGGTCCCCGGTGCCAAGCTCAGCACGCGAGGGGAGGCGCGCGGGGACGCCTTCTACCAGAAGCGGGTCCCCAAGGGCGCGCCACCGTGGGTGGAGACCGCCCGCATCACGTTCCCGAGCGGACGCACCGCCGACGAGATCTGTCCCACAGAACTGGCGGTCGTGGCCTGGGCGGTGAACCTGGGCACGTTGACGTTCCACCCCTGGCCGGTCCGTCGGCCTGACGTCGACCACCCGGACCAGATCCGCATCGACCTGGACCCGCAACCGGGCACCGACTTCTCCGACGCGGTTCGGATCGCGCCGCACGTCAGGGCGCTGTTGCACGAGCTCGGCATGGAGGGGTGGCCGAAGACCTCGGGCGGCCGGGGCCTCCACGTCTACGTGCCGATCGAGCCGCGCTGGACCTTCGTCGAGGTACGCCGGGCACTGATCGCGTTCGGGCGAGAGCTGGAGCGCCGTCTGCCGGACGCGGTGACGATCTCGTGGTGGAAGGAGGAGCGCGGGGCGAGGGTGTTCGTCGACTACAACCAGGCGGCACGCGACCGCACGATCGCCTCGGCGTACTCGGTTCGGCCGACGCCTCGCGCGCTGGTGTCCGCGCCCGTGCGGTGGGACGAACTGGAGAATGTCGTTCCCGAGGACTTCGACCTCGTCACGATGCCGAAGCGCTTCGACGAGGTCGGTGACCTCCACGAGGAGCTGACGCGTCACGCCTTCTCGATCGAACCGCTGCTGGAGATGGCCGAGCGCGACGAACGAGACCACGGGCTGGGTGACCTGCCTTACCCTCCCGACTACCCCAAGATGCCGGGCGAGCCGAAGCGTGTGCAGCCCAGCCGCGCGCGAAAGGCGTGA